The nucleotide sequence AGCCGGCCGCGTCGGCCATGCGCGGGATGATGCGGCCCGAAAAGCCCGGCACGGCTTCGGCGTCGGCCAGCACCTTGGGCGCGTAGAAGAGCGCCAGTTCGTCGGCCAACCCCTGGGCCACGAGCTGGCCGGCCAGACCGCCGCCGCCTTCGCACAGGAGCCGAAACACCCGGGCTTCGTCGCGAAGACGGGTCAGTCCCGGCAACAAATCCAGTTCGCCCTCGTCGCGCAGCGGCAGGCCGTAGACCCGGACGCCGCGTTTGGCCAGGGCCAACCCGGCCGCCGCGCGCGCCTCGGCTTCGCTGGTCAAAAAGACCAGGGACGGGGAGCGTTCCCGCACCAGGGCGAACCGGGCGTCGGCCGGGGGCAGCGAGCGCGTGACCACCACGGCCAGGGGCTGGGGATTGCCCGAAAGCGGGTCCACCACCTCCAGACGATGGGTCAGGCGCGGGTCGTCGGCGCGGAAGGTGCCGCCGCCGACCATCACCGCCTGGGACGCGGCCCGCATCCGGTGCACCCGGCGGCGCGACTCCGGGCCGCTCACCCAGGCCGAATCCCCGGTGCGGGCGGCGATGCGCCCGTCCAGGGTCATGGCCAGCTTGAGGGTCACATAGGGCCGGCCCATGGTCTTGTAGACCACGAAATCGGCCACGGCGTCGCGGCACTCCTGCCCAAGGATGCCGACGTCCACGGCCACGCCCCCCTGGCGCAGGGTCTCGGCCCCGCCGCCGGCCACGGGATTGGGGTCCAGGCAGCCGATGACCACCCGGGAAACGCCCGCCTCCAGCACCGTGCGCGAACACGGCGGGGTCTTGCCGAAATGGTTGCACGGCTCCAGGGTCACGTACATCGTGGCCCCGGCCGGATCGATGCCCCGTTCCTCGGCCTCGCGCAGGCATTCCACCTCGGCGTGGGGGCCGCCGAACACCTTGTGCCAGCCTTCGGCCACAATGGCGCCGTCGCGCACAAGCACCGCGCCCACGCGGGGGTTTGGCGTGACGAATCCCCGGCCGCGCTCGGCCAACTCCAAGGCCCGGGCCATGAACACCGCGTCGTTGTCAGGAGCCATGGTCGCCCTCCAGCACGTCAAAGCCGATGCCGGCCTCGGCGATCATCTCGGCCGAGAGCGGATCGGGATAGCCCTGGGAGAAATAGATGTGGTTGACTTGGCTGTTGATGAGCATCTTGGTGCAGATCAGGCAGGGCTGGGTGGTGCAGTAGATGTCCGCCCCGGCGATGGGCACGCCGTGCAGGGCGCACTGGATGATGACGTTTTGTTCGGCGTGCAGGCCCCGGCACAGCTCATGGCGTTCGCCCGAGGGGATGCCGAGCTTTTCGCGCAGGCAGCCGATGTCCAGGCAGTGGGCGGTTCCGGTCGGGGAGCCGTTGTAGCCCGTGGCCAGGATGCGGCGGTCGCGCACGGCCACGGCCCCGACCTTGCGGCGCAGGCAGGTGCTGCGTTCGGCCACCAGATAGGCGATGCGCATGAAATAGTCGGGCCAGGGAAGGCGTTTGTCCATGGTCGGGCGGCTCCGGTTGGAATGCGCCGCGCCGGGCGGAAAGGGGCGGGCCGGGGGAGGCCGGCCCCAGCGCGGCAGGCGGCTTCCTTAAGTGGACCACGGCGGGGCCGGGCGTCAAGTACGGCCGGCGGCGCGGGGCAGGGGCGGCGGCCCGTCGCGGCGATAGGCCGTGCCGTCGTG is from Solidesulfovibrio magneticus RS-1 and encodes:
- the ribD gene encoding bifunctional diaminohydroxyphosphoribosylaminopyrimidine deaminase/5-amino-6-(5-phosphoribosylamino)uracil reductase RibD, which translates into the protein MAPDNDAVFMARALELAERGRGFVTPNPRVGAVLVRDGAIVAEGWHKVFGGPHAEVECLREAEERGIDPAGATMYVTLEPCNHFGKTPPCSRTVLEAGVSRVVIGCLDPNPVAGGGAETLRQGGVAVDVGILGQECRDAVADFVVYKTMGRPYVTLKLAMTLDGRIAARTGDSAWVSGPESRRRVHRMRAASQAVMVGGGTFRADDPRLTHRLEVVDPLSGNPQPLAVVVTRSLPPADARFALVRERSPSLVFLTSEAEARAAAGLALAKRGVRVYGLPLRDEGELDLLPGLTRLRDEARVFRLLCEGGGGLAGQLVAQGLADELALFYAPKVLADAEAVPGFSGRIIPRMADAAGFRFCGLRQVGEDILVTARPAAEPSA
- a CDS encoding deoxycytidylate deaminase — its product is MDKRLPWPDYFMRIAYLVAERSTCLRRKVGAVAVRDRRILATGYNGSPTGTAHCLDIGCLREKLGIPSGERHELCRGLHAEQNVIIQCALHGVPIAGADIYCTTQPCLICTKMLINSQVNHIYFSQGYPDPLSAEMIAEAGIGFDVLEGDHGS